The Tenebrio molitor chromosome 5, icTenMoli1.1, whole genome shotgun sequence genome has a segment encoding these proteins:
- the LOC138131728 gene encoding GATA zinc finger domain-containing protein 4 yields MNYEPPDFTKDAVNSGSGSSFQNSKGTFYSKPQFQDCSPLLRTSPNKHFNKNGPNNQNRNNNNFIKPNPNFNNKTSLYNRLGHRNPYRSNSLDNGHVEGDNQGQRNFYRKRNSDTNIGPQQNKRKWNNQRAPYHVNSNKPHTNSVQDRMNRIRTYHEGENDQVNDSNSSVEINTSNFNESQELDATDITVEVVNSTAHVEEETHVTKFKMVLDPKKQTAIKLIQQKRKDKQVIFPFPVTPNVTGITLNERFGML; encoded by the exons ATGAACTATGAACCACCAG ACTTCACCAAAGATGCCGTGAACAGTGGTAGCGGCAGTAGTTTTCAAAATAGCAAAGGGACTTTTTACTCTAAACCGCAGTTTCAAGATTGCAGTCCATTATTGCGCACTTCTCCAAACAAACACTTCAACAAGAATGGTCCTAACAATCAGAACAGAAATAATAACAACTTTATTAAACCTAATCCAAATTTCAACAACAAAACTTCACTTTATAATAGACTGGGACATAGAAATCCTTATCGAAGTAATTCTTTGGATAATGGACATGTGGAAGGTGATAATCAGGGACAAAGAAATTTTTATAGGAAGCGGAACAGTGATACAAATATAGGCCCCCAACAAAACAAGAGGAAATGGAATAATCAAAGAGCACCCTATCATGTAAATTCAAATAAACCTCACACAAATTCTGTTCAAGACCGAATGAACCGTATTAGAACTTATCATGAAGGAGAGAATGATCAAGTTAATGATAGCAACAGTagtgttgaaataaatacatcaAATTTTAATGAGTCTCAAGAACTAGATGCAACTGACATAACAGTAGAAGTAGTGAATTCTACAGCTCATGTTGAAGAAGAAACACATGTTACCAAGTTTAAAATGGTGTTGGATCCTAAAAAACAAACTGCtattaaattaatacaacaaaaaagaaaagacaAACAAGTTATATTTCCATTTCCAGTGACCCCTAATGTGACAGGAATAACTCTGAATGAGAGATTTGGCATGTTGtag
- the LOC138131730 gene encoding uncharacterized protein — protein sequence MSVATRDEGILVPVTQNRTSALQDPQFTHVREKAQVWLSSIPKPVAGKEMDSVFFNDDRFELMVDTRGYRPEDLRCTISPNSVMVVAQRDEVASGTQRSLSTTRSYQLPQFVVPQQAVCCLSSEGILLVAIPWQK from the exons atgTCAGTTGCAACGCGAGACGAAGGAATTCTCGTTCCAGTTACACAAAACAGAACCTCAGCACTTCAAGATCCTCAATTTACTCATGTTAGAGAAAAAG CTCAAGTTTGGTTATCATCAATTCCCAAGCCAGTCGCAGGTAAAGAAATGGACAGCGTCTTCTTTAATGACGACAGATTTGAG CTCATGGTCGACACCCGCGGATACAGACCTGAAGACTTGAGATGCACAATCAGCCCGAACAGTGTGATGGTGGTGGCGCAAAGAGATGAGGTCGCAAGTGGTACCCAACGCAGTTTGTCAACGACAAGAAGTTACCAGCTACCACAATTTGTCGTACCACAACAGGCGGTTTGTTGCTTGTCTTCCGAAGGAATCCTGTTAGTGGCCATACCttggcaaaaataa
- the HisT gene encoding uncharacterized MFS-type transporter C09D4.1 yields MQQQDEEKHGPLPEIEKLKVYKIRWFILAIFVLYSTSNAMQWIQYSIIANVIVKYYGVSTTWVDWTSMLYMILYIPFIFPGSYLLDKLGLRVAVLIGMVGTCAGAWIKVGSVSPDRFWVGFLGQAVVALSQVFVLSVPARLAAVWFGPSQVSSACSIGVFGNQLGVALGFLIPPMIVSGSGNEEQIAKDLYILFIAVGIYTSALLIIIIFFFKDEPPTPPSYAQTQPSENQESMSFLQSLKRLMLNRSYVLLLISYGINTGIFYAISTLLNQIILLYYPDSEEDAGRIGLVIVVAGMFGSVACGVILDRFHKFKETTLAVYALSLVGMVVYTFTLNEGIAVVYFTSALLGFFMTGLLPVGFEFGAELTYPEPEGTSAGLLNASAQVFGIAFTNIYSVIFNNLNDIWANSIMSVMLLVGTIMTGLIKSDLRRQAAHSNK; encoded by the exons ATGCAACAACAAGACGAAGAAAAACACGGGCCCTTACCCGAAATCGAAAAACTGAAGGTATACAAAATCCGATGGTTTATTCTGGCAATTTTCGTACTGTATTCGACTTCCAATGCGATGCAATGGATTCAATATTCTATTATAGCCAACGTGATCGTGAAATATTATGGAGTGTCTACGACATGGGTGGACTGGACTTCTATGCTCTACATGATCCTCTACATTCCGTTTATTTTTCCAGGAAGTTACCTCTTAGATAAATTG GGCCTCAGAGTCGCTGTACTTATAGGAATGGTGGGTACTTGCGCTGGCGCTTGGATAAAAGTAGGGTCTGTTTCACCTGACCGATTTTGGGTGGGATTTTTAGGTCAAGCAGTGGTTGCCTTGTCGcaagtttttgttttgtccGTGCCGGCCAGACTAGCAGCCGTTTGGTTTGGTCCTTCGCAAGTCTCTTCTGCATGCAGTATTGGGGTTTTCGGAAATCAG TTAGGAGTCGCCCTTGGATTTCTTATACCCCCAATGATCGTTAGTGGAAGTGGTAACGAAGAGCAAATCGCCAAGGACCTCTACATTCTTTTTATTGCTGTTGGCATTTACACGTCAGCTTTGTTGATCATTATAATATTCT TTTTCAAAGATGAACCACCCACACCACCGTCTTATGCTCAAACTCAACCCTCGGAAAATCAAGAATCTATGTCTTTTCTTCAGTCTTTGAAAAGACTAATGTTGAATCGCTCATACGTGTTACTGTTGATCTCCTATGGGATCAACACGGGGATTTTCTACGCCATTTCCACCCTTCTTAATCAAATTATCCTCTTGTATTATCCG GACAGCGAAGAAGATGCCGGACGCATTGGATTGGTAATCGTCGTAGCTGGAATGTTTGGATCAGTGGCGTGTGGTGTTATTTTAGACAGATTCCACAAGTTCAA AGAAACCACCCTTGCCGTATACGCCTTGTCACTGGTAGGGATGGTGGTGTATACTTTCACCCTAAATGAAGGCATCGCCGTTGTGTATTTCACATCAGCTTTATTAGG atttttcatGACTGGTTTGTTGCCGGTGGGCTTCGAATTTGGGGCGGAACTGACTTATCCAGAACCTGAAGGCACTTCAGCAGGACTTCTCAACGCCTCAGCTCAAGTTTTCGGTATTgcatttacaaacatttattcggtgattttcaacaatttgaaCGACATTTGGGCAAATTCTATAATGTCAGTCATGTTGCTAGTCGGTACAATTATGACGGGTTTAATAAAGTCGGACCTAAGGAGACAAGCTGCTCATTCCAATAAATAA